In the Arthrobacter sp. Soc17.1.1.1 genome, CACCACGCCCGACATCGCCGGGTACGACCACTCGTGGTTCATCCTCACCCAGACGATGATCGAGAAGGAGTTCGCCCTCTCGGGGTCGGAGCAGAATCCCGACCTCACGGACCGGGACGTCCGGCTGCTGCTCCGGAGCCGGCTCGGCAAGGGTGCGCCGCCGCCGGTGGAGGCGTTCAAGAGGAACGGCGAGGACTTCGTCGTCGCCGACACCCTGCAGGACCTCGTGGACGCGATGAACGCCCTGACCGACACCCCGCTGCTCGACCACGGGCTCGTCGAGCGGCAGATCCGGCAGCGGGACGCGGAGATGGACAACGCCTACTCCAAGGACACGCAGGTCATGAGCATCCACAACTCGCGCCGTTTCCTGGGTGATCGGCTCACGCGGACCGCGCGCCCCCACCGGATCCTCGATCCCGCAGCGGGTCCGCTGATCGCCGTGAAGCTGCACATCATCACCCGGAAGACCCTGGGCGGCATCCAGACGGATCTGACCGGCAGGGCGTTCACTGCCGGAGGCGCACCGATCCACGGGCTCTACGCCGCGGGGGAGGCCGCAGGGTTCGGCGGGGGAGGTGCCCACGGGTACAACGCGCTCGAAGGCACCTTCCTGGGCGGGTGCATCTTCTCCGGCCGCACCGTGGGCCGCTCCCTCGCGGCACTGCTGTAGCACCGGGGCCGGGTCCTGTCGGCTCGTGTCGACTCCTGTCGACGTCGTGCACCCGTCAGGCCTGGGCCGGCTGCCCGTTGCTGGCCATCGTGCCGCCGTCCACGGGGAGCACCACGCCGGTGATGAAGCGCGCGTCGTCACTTGCGAGGAAGGTGATGGCGGCCGCGACCTCCTCCGGCAGGCCGCCGCGTCCGAGCGCGATGCGCGCGGCGAACTCGTCGGAGAGCTCGTGCGGCCCGCCGTCGCTCGTGAGGTCCGTCCAGATGAAACCGGGGGCGACGGCGTTCACCCGCACGCCGTCCCTGCCGTGGTCCAGGGCGACCGCGCGGGTGAAGTTGCTGACTCCGCCCTTGGCCGCGTTGTAGGCGCTCATGCGCCAGTCTGCGGCCAGGCCGGACACGGAGGAGACGTTGACGATGCATCCCCTGCTCTCCAGCAGGTACTCCAGGGCCGCCTTCGTCCCGTAGAACACGCCGGAGAGGTCGGT is a window encoding:
- a CDS encoding SDR family NAD(P)-dependent oxidoreductase, whose product is MQQRFEGKVVIVTGAGSGIGEATARRFVAEGARVVLTDSVADKIDAVVASLPDAQATAVATDSSDYGQVAVMVQETVQRYARLDVLVNNAGTITQGTVQDTSVEDWHRVIETDLSGVFYGTKAALEYLLESRGCIVNVSSVSGLAADWRMSAYNAAKGGVSNFTRAVALDHGRDGVRVNAVAPGFIWTDLTSDGGPHELSDEFAARIALGRGGLPEEVAAAITFLASDDARFITGVVLPVDGGTMASNGQPAQA